One window of the Salvia splendens isolate huo1 chromosome 1, SspV2, whole genome shotgun sequence genome contains the following:
- the LOC121752245 gene encoding UMP-CMP kinase 3-like isoform X3, translating into MIKNMIKDGQIVPSEVTVKLLLWAMEESGNDKFLIDGFPRNEENRAAFESVTGIEPEFVLFFDCPEEEMEKRVLNRNQGRADDNIESIRKRFKVYTQSSLPVIEYYDSKGKVRKIDASKPVEEVFEAVKEFFTSLDDKVKHHRDVFGRFMRRKKFRNGAKKCSWMRCLLPYRALEM; encoded by the exons ATGATTAAGAACATGATTAAGGATGGGCAAATCGTACCCTCAGAGGTAACAGTCAAGCTTCTCCTATGGGCAATGGAGGAAAGTGGAAATGACAAATTTCTTATTGATGGTTTTCCTCGTAATGAGGAGAATCGTGCAGCCTTTGAGTCTGTT ACTGGAATTGAGCCTGAATTTGTACTTTTCTTTGATTGTCCAGAGGAGGAAATGGAGAAGCGTGTGCTGAATAGAAACCAG GGTAGAGCTGATGATAACATTGAGTCAATAAGGAAGAGATTTAAGGTGTATACACAGTCTAGCCTTCCAGTGATTGAATACTACGATTCCAAAGGCAAGGTTCGAAAG ATTGATGCTTCCAAACCAGTTGAAGAAGTTTTTGAGGCAGTCAAAGAATTCTTCACCTCACTTGATGATAAGGTAAAACACCACCGTGATGTTTTTGGGAGATTTATGAGGAGAAAGAAATTTAGAAATGGTGCAAAAAAATGCAGTTGGATGCGATGCTTATTGCCTTATCGAGCTTTAGAAATGTAG
- the LOC121752245 gene encoding UMP-CMP kinase 3-like isoform X1 translates to MGTIGDAANKEVNGSSLPDKKPTVVFVLGGPGSGKGTQCANIVQHFGYTHLSAGDLLRAEQNSGSENGEMIKNMIKDGQIVPSEVTVKLLLWAMEESGNDKFLIDGFPRNEENRAAFESVTGIEPEFVLFFDCPEEEMEKRVLNRNQGRADDNIESIRKRFKVYTQSSLPVIEYYDSKGKVRKIDASKPVEEVFEAVKEFFTSLDDKVKHHRDVFGRFMRRKKFRNGAKKCSWMRCLLPYRALEM, encoded by the exons ATGGGGACTATTGGTGATGCTGCAAACAAG GAAGTAAATGGGAGCTCACTCCCAGATAAGAAGCCCACTGTAGTTTTTGTTCTAG GTGGCCCTGGCAGTGGTAAAGGCACACAATGTGCAAATATTGTTCAACATTTTGGTTATACTCACCTTAGTGCTGGTGATCTTCTCCGAGCAGAGCAAAATTCCGGTTCTGAAAATGG GGAAATGATTAAGAACATGATTAAGGATGGGCAAATCGTACCCTCAGAGGTAACAGTCAAGCTTCTCCTATGGGCAATGGAGGAAAGTGGAAATGACAAATTTCTTATTGATGGTTTTCCTCGTAATGAGGAGAATCGTGCAGCCTTTGAGTCTGTT ACTGGAATTGAGCCTGAATTTGTACTTTTCTTTGATTGTCCAGAGGAGGAAATGGAGAAGCGTGTGCTGAATAGAAACCAG GGTAGAGCTGATGATAACATTGAGTCAATAAGGAAGAGATTTAAGGTGTATACACAGTCTAGCCTTCCAGTGATTGAATACTACGATTCCAAAGGCAAGGTTCGAAAG ATTGATGCTTCCAAACCAGTTGAAGAAGTTTTTGAGGCAGTCAAAGAATTCTTCACCTCACTTGATGATAAGGTAAAACACCACCGTGATGTTTTTGGGAGATTTATGAGGAGAAAGAAATTTAGAAATGGTGCAAAAAAATGCAGTTGGATGCGATGCTTATTGCCTTATCGAGCTTTAGAAATGTAG
- the LOC121752245 gene encoding UMP-CMP kinase 3-like isoform X2 encodes MGTIGDAANKEVNGSSLPDKKPTVVFVLGGPGSGKGTQCANIVQHFGYTHLSAGDLLRAEQNSGSENGEMIKNMIKDGQIVPSEVTVKLLLWAMEESGNDKFLIDGFPRNEENRAAFESVTGIEPEFVLFFDCPEEEMEKRVLNRNQGRADDNIESIRKRFKVYTQSSLPVIEYYDSKGKVRKIDASKPVEEVFEAVKEFFTSLDDKVAA; translated from the exons ATGGGGACTATTGGTGATGCTGCAAACAAG GAAGTAAATGGGAGCTCACTCCCAGATAAGAAGCCCACTGTAGTTTTTGTTCTAG GTGGCCCTGGCAGTGGTAAAGGCACACAATGTGCAAATATTGTTCAACATTTTGGTTATACTCACCTTAGTGCTGGTGATCTTCTCCGAGCAGAGCAAAATTCCGGTTCTGAAAATGG GGAAATGATTAAGAACATGATTAAGGATGGGCAAATCGTACCCTCAGAGGTAACAGTCAAGCTTCTCCTATGGGCAATGGAGGAAAGTGGAAATGACAAATTTCTTATTGATGGTTTTCCTCGTAATGAGGAGAATCGTGCAGCCTTTGAGTCTGTT ACTGGAATTGAGCCTGAATTTGTACTTTTCTTTGATTGTCCAGAGGAGGAAATGGAGAAGCGTGTGCTGAATAGAAACCAG GGTAGAGCTGATGATAACATTGAGTCAATAAGGAAGAGATTTAAGGTGTATACACAGTCTAGCCTTCCAGTGATTGAATACTACGATTCCAAAGGCAAGGTTCGAAAG ATTGATGCTTCCAAACCAGTTGAAGAAGTTTTTGAGGCAGTCAAAGAATTCTTCACCTCACTTGATGATAAG GTTGCTGCTTGA